A single region of the Elizabethkingia sp. JS20170427COW genome encodes:
- the smpB gene encoding SsrA-binding protein SmpB → MKIERTVNIVNRRARFEYEILEEYEAGIVLYGTEIKSLRSSKASIAESFCEIKNGELWVVNMMIDEYKMGSFYNHKAKRDRKLLLHRQEIMRLEKKVKDVGFTIIPLKLYINNNGKAKLLIGFGRGKKLYDKRETIKKRESDRNLDRIRKNF, encoded by the coding sequence ATGAAAATTGAAAGAACTGTTAATATAGTTAATAGAAGAGCCCGCTTCGAGTATGAAATCTTGGAAGAGTATGAAGCAGGTATTGTGCTTTATGGCACGGAAATTAAATCTCTTAGATCATCTAAAGCTTCAATAGCAGAAAGTTTTTGTGAAATTAAAAACGGGGAGCTATGGGTAGTGAATATGATGATAGATGAATATAAAATGGGATCGTTTTATAATCATAAAGCAAAGAGAGATAGGAAGTTGCTCTTGCATAGACAAGAGATAATGAGATTAGAAAAAAAAGTAAAAGATGTAGGTTTTACGATAATCCCATTAAAATTGTATATTAATAATAATGGAAAAGCAAAGTTGCTTATAGGATTTGGAAGAGGTAAAAAGCTTTATGACAAAAGAGAGACTATTAAAAAGCGTGAATCCGATAGAAATCTAGATCGTATAAGGAAAAATTTTTAA
- a CDS encoding trigger factor has translation MKVTNINHDEVSALLTVTLDKSDYKEKVDKTLLNYAKSANIPGFRKGKAPLSMIRRQYEAGVAYEEINKQVNDALNNYINENNLRLVGQPIPQPVDEFDYNKDQISVSFEVGYEPNITIDLAKYEAPHYKVEASDKEINQSIENMQKRFAERVAQEKITKDSYIALQIEQVVEEDAEGEHQHAPKHVTINKDNKETFALVKGLKAEGSVNVTKEDLAAKEDLAKELGFTVAEVEHLHHNEVKVSVKEIYSLDLAELNQDLFDKVYGAETISSEEELKAKVKEELDEYFQQNADVHYVNKMLEQIVEKEEIQLPETFLKKWLMFNNQNIQSEEQAQEILENEKPTIKYQIIEGKLMNDNDVKIDYSDILAQSEQLVKNQLAIYGIHHLSDEEIQKYAVEMLKDQEQVRQISSEVAMAKLKDVILEKGGKKEEAISHDQFLEEIKK, from the coding sequence ATGAAGGTTACGAATATTAATCACGATGAAGTAAGTGCATTACTTACAGTGACATTGGATAAGTCAGATTACAAAGAGAAGGTAGATAAAACTTTACTTAACTATGCTAAAAGTGCAAACATCCCAGGATTCAGAAAAGGGAAAGCTCCTCTTAGCATGATCAGAAGACAATATGAAGCAGGTGTTGCTTATGAGGAAATCAACAAACAAGTAAACGATGCTCTTAACAACTACATCAACGAAAACAACTTAAGATTAGTAGGTCAGCCTATCCCTCAGCCTGTTGATGAGTTTGATTATAACAAAGACCAAATCTCTGTTTCTTTTGAAGTAGGTTACGAACCAAACATCACTATCGATTTAGCAAAATATGAGGCACCTCACTACAAAGTTGAAGCTTCTGATAAAGAAATCAACCAGAGTATTGAAAACATGCAAAAAAGATTTGCTGAGCGTGTAGCACAAGAAAAAATCACTAAAGATTCTTACATCGCGTTACAAATCGAGCAAGTTGTTGAAGAAGATGCAGAAGGAGAACACCAACACGCTCCTAAGCATGTAACCATCAACAAAGATAACAAAGAAACTTTCGCTCTAGTAAAAGGTCTTAAAGCTGAAGGTAGCGTAAATGTTACTAAAGAAGACTTAGCTGCTAAAGAAGATTTAGCAAAAGAACTAGGTTTTACTGTTGCTGAAGTAGAACACCTTCACCATAACGAAGTAAAAGTATCTGTTAAAGAAATCTACTCTTTAGACCTTGCTGAACTTAACCAAGATCTTTTCGATAAAGTATACGGAGCTGAAACTATTTCTTCTGAAGAAGAGCTTAAAGCTAAAGTAAAAGAAGAATTAGATGAGTACTTCCAACAAAATGCTGATGTACACTATGTAAACAAAATGTTAGAGCAAATTGTTGAAAAAGAAGAAATCCAACTTCCTGAGACTTTCTTGAAAAAATGGTTGATGTTTAACAATCAAAACATCCAATCTGAAGAGCAAGCTCAAGAAATTCTTGAAAACGAAAAACCAACCATCAAATATCAAATTATTGAAGGTAAGTTAATGAATGATAATGATGTTAAAATCGATTATTCAGACATCTTAGCTCAATCTGAACAATTGGTGAAAAACCAACTAGCTATCTACGGTATCCACCATCTTTCTGATGAGGAAATCCAAAAATACGCTGTTGAAATGCTTAAAGACCAAGAACAAGTAAGACAAATTTCATCTGAAGTAGCTATGGCTAAATTGAAAGATGTTATCTTGGAAAAAGGTGGTAAAAAAGAGGAAGCTATTTCTCACGACCAATTCTTAGAAGAAATTAAAAAATAA
- a CDS encoding OmpA family protein produces the protein MKNLKLGISALALTVASTAFAQTTSNPWLIGVGAHGENHVAQANNFSNTFAARNLTKTLFNMNNFSITPPLSKLTVARNVNKYFVVDLQASVGNVDNKKFATDKEFFLMAGLGLQFKINGLWNEDSWFDPYLRVGANYLRHDYSGVTFPRTDIHGNIYTEYNGDGDTTGKANHFALATGLGSNFWITKNFGLGVQGDYVSTPGDKTVVPNFWQASASLLFRFGNRDKDKDGILDKDDRCPETPGLAEFQGCPDTDGDGVPDIDDACPDVAGPVENKGCPWPDTDGDGVLDKDDKCVDVAGPVENQGCPWPDRDGDGVLDKDDKCPDVPGLPQYDGCPPTAERATKELKDILFDFNKATIQAGSSAKLDAAAEIIKGAKAENFLVVGHTDAKGNAAYNVKLSRERAASVVKALEARGVAAAQLKSIGIGAKEATVPATASNEARQVDRKVEVRLISNDTEWSTYKKDDVTVTKPAKKAVKKTTKKRK, from the coding sequence ATGAAAAATCTAAAATTAGGAATTTCAGCATTGGCTCTTACTGTAGCCTCTACTGCATTCGCTCAGACTACGAGCAATCCTTGGTTGATTGGAGTAGGTGCTCATGGTGAGAATCACGTTGCTCAGGCAAACAATTTCTCCAATACATTTGCTGCAAGAAACCTTACAAAGACTTTGTTCAACATGAACAATTTCTCTATCACTCCACCTTTATCTAAACTTACTGTTGCAAGAAATGTTAACAAATACTTTGTAGTTGATTTACAAGCTTCTGTAGGAAATGTAGATAACAAAAAATTTGCTACAGATAAAGAATTCTTCCTAATGGCAGGTCTAGGTCTTCAATTCAAAATTAATGGTCTTTGGAATGAAGATTCTTGGTTTGACCCATACTTAAGAGTAGGAGCTAACTATCTAAGACATGACTATTCTGGAGTTACTTTCCCTAGAACAGATATTCACGGTAATATTTACACTGAATACAATGGAGATGGTGATACTACAGGAAAAGCAAACCACTTTGCTTTAGCAACAGGTTTAGGATCTAACTTCTGGATTACTAAAAACTTCGGTTTAGGTGTTCAAGGAGATTACGTATCAACTCCTGGTGACAAAACTGTAGTTCCTAACTTCTGGCAAGCTTCTGCATCTCTATTATTCAGATTCGGAAATAGAGATAAAGATAAAGATGGTATCTTAGATAAAGACGACAGATGTCCAGAAACTCCAGGTTTAGCTGAGTTCCAAGGATGTCCAGATACTGATGGTGATGGTGTTCCAGATATCGATGATGCATGTCCAGATGTAGCTGGTCCTGTTGAAAACAAAGGATGCCCTTGGCCAGATACTGATGGTGATGGTGTATTAGACAAAGATGATAAATGTGTAGACGTAGCAGGTCCTGTTGAAAACCAAGGATGCCCTTGGCCAGATAGAGATGGTGACGGAGTATTAGACAAAGATGATAAATGTCCAGATGTTCCTGGTTTACCACAATACGATGGTTGTCCTCCAACTGCAGAAAGAGCTACTAAAGAGCTTAAAGATATCTTATTCGATTTCAACAAAGCTACTATCCAAGCTGGTTCTAGCGCTAAATTAGATGCTGCTGCTGAAATTATCAAAGGTGCTAAAGCTGAAAACTTCTTAGTAGTAGGTCATACAGATGCTAAAGGTAACGCTGCTTACAACGTTAAATTATCAAGAGAAAGAGCTGCTTCTGTAGTGAAAGCTCTTGAAGCTAGAGGTGTTGCTGCTGCTCAATTGAAATCTATTGGTATAGGTGCTAAAGAAGCTACTGTTCCTGCAACTGCTTCTAACGAAGCTAGACAAGTAGATAGAAAAGTAGAAGTTAGATTAATCTCTAACGATACAGAATGGTCAACTTACAAAAAAGATGATGTCACTGTAACTAAACCTGCAAAAAAAGCAGTTAAAAAAACAACTAAAAAAAGAAAATAA
- a CDS encoding DUF58 domain-containing protein, translating into MFRNLFLLPKIFVILTIVGIGYILAFFYPILLNGVHGASILFLAMVAVDIFLLFRATEGIEATRILPDKLSNGDENTISFHLKNNYPFTSHLEIIDELPIQFQIRDFQLFKKIQPKKSLSFSYPLYPKERGIYTFGKLNIYAQSPLGLVSKRYQFSNQQNLSCYPSFIHLKKYEMISLKSNQLMGNLKKQRKIGHSSEFEQIREYVTGDNIKNINWKATGKQNKLMVNQYQEEKSQRIYLFIDKGRSMKTPFDGLSLLDYSINAAMALSHIILKKQDRAGMVSFSKKVENMVVADHKNGQLKRIAEGLFNIKTNFSESDFNRLYIETQHKITQRSFILLFTNFETLDALKRQLPYLRGIAKKHLLLIVFFKNSLLQELKNPKENTHTALEVYDEIIAEKFDFEKKLIQQELLKYGIYSLYTLPHELNLELIHQYLEIKSRGSL; encoded by the coding sequence ATGTTTCGTAATTTATTTCTTCTCCCTAAGATATTCGTTATCCTTACTATTGTTGGTATAGGATACATTTTGGCATTTTTCTACCCTATTCTCCTTAACGGAGTTCATGGAGCTTCTATACTATTCTTAGCCATGGTTGCCGTTGATATTTTTCTTCTATTCAGAGCAACAGAGGGAATAGAAGCTACCAGAATTTTGCCTGATAAGCTCTCCAACGGAGATGAAAACACCATTTCTTTCCACCTTAAAAATAACTACCCTTTCACTTCTCATTTAGAAATTATTGATGAACTTCCCATCCAATTTCAGATAAGAGATTTTCAACTCTTCAAAAAAATACAACCTAAGAAATCGCTTTCCTTTTCCTACCCTCTTTATCCTAAGGAAAGAGGGATATACACCTTTGGGAAGCTCAATATTTATGCACAAAGCCCCTTAGGATTAGTTTCCAAGAGATATCAATTTTCCAACCAACAAAATCTTTCTTGTTACCCTTCTTTTATTCATCTTAAAAAATACGAGATGATTAGTTTAAAGAGCAATCAGCTTATGGGAAACTTAAAAAAACAAAGAAAGATTGGTCATAGTTCTGAATTTGAGCAAATCCGTGAATATGTAACTGGAGATAACATCAAAAACATCAATTGGAAGGCTACCGGAAAGCAAAATAAACTGATGGTCAACCAATACCAAGAAGAAAAATCCCAACGTATTTATCTGTTTATCGACAAAGGTAGAAGTATGAAAACGCCTTTTGATGGATTAAGCCTTTTAGATTATTCTATTAACGCTGCTATGGCACTTTCTCACATTATCTTGAAAAAACAAGACCGAGCCGGAATGGTAAGCTTTTCTAAGAAAGTTGAAAATATGGTGGTTGCCGATCATAAAAATGGGCAGCTCAAAAGGATTGCTGAAGGCTTATTTAACATTAAAACCAATTTTAGCGAATCTGATTTTAACCGACTGTATATAGAAACTCAACATAAAATTACCCAAAGGAGCTTTATCCTTTTATTCACTAATTTTGAAACGTTAGATGCTTTAAAACGTCAACTTCCCTACCTACGCGGAATTGCCAAAAAACATCTGCTCTTAATTGTTTTCTTCAAAAACAGTTTACTACAAGAATTAAAAAATCCCAAAGAAAATACTCATACCGCCTTAGAAGTTTATGATGAAATTATTGCTGAAAAGTTCGACTTCGAAAAAAAGCTCATTCAACAAGAGCTTCTCAAGTACGGAATTTACAGTTTGTACACTCTTCCTCATGAACTCAATTTAGAATTGATCCATCAATATTTAGAAATAAAATCTAGAGGGAGTTTATAG
- a CDS encoding MoxR family ATPase, which yields MEHYQPENTNATSADFTNRIDLKPLHEKINQIKGEISKVIVSQESMINQLIVALLSNGHVLLEGVPGVAKTITAKLLAKTIDVGFSRIQFTPDLMPTDILGTAVFNVKQTEFEFKKGPIFSNLILIDEINRAPAKTQSALFEVMEERQITMDGNTYHMEEPFLVIATQNPIEQEGTYRLPEAQLDRFLFKVNIGYPGLQEEIEIVKKQHQLHNDNKVDLINTIISANELKEYQQLIKKIIIEEKLLEYIAQITVNTREHRFLYLGASPRASIALLNASKGFAALYGRDFVTPDDIKEAANAVLCHRVILSPEREMEGMKVEEVIQQIVNSIEIPR from the coding sequence ATGGAACACTATCAACCTGAAAATACCAATGCTACATCGGCGGATTTTACCAACCGTATCGATTTGAAGCCTCTTCATGAAAAAATCAATCAAATAAAAGGGGAAATTTCCAAAGTTATTGTAAGTCAAGAGAGCATGATTAACCAGCTAATCGTGGCTTTACTCTCCAATGGGCATGTCCTTTTGGAAGGTGTCCCTGGTGTTGCCAAGACTATTACCGCAAAACTATTAGCCAAAACCATAGATGTAGGCTTTAGCAGGATACAATTTACACCAGATCTTATGCCTACTGACATTTTAGGTACTGCTGTATTCAATGTTAAACAAACTGAATTCGAATTTAAAAAAGGGCCTATATTTTCCAATCTCATCTTAATTGATGAGATTAACCGAGCTCCTGCAAAAACCCAATCTGCCTTATTTGAAGTTATGGAAGAAAGGCAAATTACCATGGATGGCAATACCTATCATATGGAAGAGCCCTTCCTTGTTATTGCGACGCAAAACCCTATTGAGCAAGAAGGGACCTATCGTCTTCCTGAAGCCCAGCTCGATCGTTTCTTATTCAAAGTGAACATCGGTTATCCTGGCCTACAAGAGGAAATAGAAATTGTAAAAAAACAACATCAACTTCACAATGATAATAAAGTAGATCTTATCAACACTATTATTTCTGCCAATGAGCTTAAAGAATACCAACAACTCATCAAAAAAATTATTATCGAAGAAAAACTTTTAGAATATATTGCCCAAATTACCGTCAACACAAGAGAACATCGCTTCCTTTACCTAGGAGCTTCGCCAAGAGCCTCTATCGCTTTATTAAATGCTTCCAAAGGCTTTGCTGCGCTTTATGGTAGAGATTTTGTAACTCCAGACGATATTAAGGAAGCTGCCAATGCTGTCCTTTGCCATCGTGTTATCCTTTCTCCTGAGCGAGAAATGGAAGGTATGAAGGTGGAAGAAGTCATCCAACAAATTGTTAATAGTATAGAAATCCCGAGATAA
- a CDS encoding ABC-F family ATP-binding cassette domain-containing protein: MLTVSNLSLQFGKRVLFDDVNIKFTKGNCYGIIGANGAGKSTFLKILSGVQESTTGHVSLEPGKRMSVLEQDHFAYDEFTVLETVLRGNKKLFEIKEEMDALYMKPDFSDEDGIKAGELGVIYEEMGGWTAETDAQSMLSNVGIKEDAHYKMMSELENQDKVRVLLAQALFGNPDVLILDEPTNDLDIDTIAWLEDFLAGYENTVIVVSHDRHFLDAVCTHIGDLDYSKLNLYTGNYSFWYQASQLATKQRQQANKKAEEKKKELQDFIARFSSNVAKAKQATARKKMIDKLNIEDIKPSSRRYPAIIFEQEREAGDQILEVKDLEKTKDGELLFSKVDLNLKKGDKIAVLSRNSMAITEFMEIITGNDTADKGSFQWGVTTKQSYMPLDNSEFFKDDISLVDWLRQFVQTDEERHEEYVRGFLGKMLFSGDEALKSCTVLSGGEKMRCMFSRMMLQKANILVLDEPTNHLDLESITTLNNSLENFKGTVLLSSHDHEMLQTVCNRVIELTPKGIIDRYMTYDEYLSDKKVKELREQYYA, translated from the coding sequence ATGTTAACAGTTTCAAATTTATCCTTACAGTTCGGAAAAAGAGTACTTTTTGATGACGTCAATATAAAGTTCACAAAAGGTAATTGCTACGGTATCATTGGTGCTAATGGTGCAGGTAAGTCTACCTTTCTAAAAATTCTAAGTGGAGTACAAGAATCTACTACAGGACATGTTTCTTTAGAGCCAGGGAAAAGGATGTCTGTATTAGAGCAGGATCACTTTGCCTATGATGAATTTACCGTTTTAGAAACCGTATTAAGAGGAAATAAAAAGCTTTTTGAAATTAAAGAAGAGATGGATGCTCTTTACATGAAGCCTGATTTTTCTGACGAGGACGGAATCAAAGCTGGGGAATTAGGAGTAATCTATGAAGAAATGGGAGGTTGGACTGCGGAGACTGATGCTCAGTCTATGCTTTCCAATGTTGGCATTAAAGAAGATGCTCACTATAAAATGATGTCCGAATTAGAGAACCAGGATAAGGTAAGAGTATTGCTTGCCCAAGCTCTATTTGGAAATCCTGATGTACTCATCTTGGATGAGCCTACCAACGACTTGGATATCGACACCATTGCATGGTTAGAAGATTTCCTTGCGGGTTATGAAAATACCGTGATTGTTGTTTCCCACGACCGTCACTTCTTAGATGCTGTATGTACACACATTGGAGATTTAGATTACTCGAAACTGAATCTATATACTGGTAACTACAGCTTCTGGTACCAAGCTTCCCAATTGGCTACTAAACAAAGACAGCAAGCTAACAAAAAAGCTGAGGAAAAGAAAAAAGAATTGCAAGACTTTATTGCGAGATTTAGCTCTAACGTTGCCAAAGCAAAACAAGCTACAGCTCGTAAAAAAATGATTGATAAATTAAATATCGAAGATATTAAACCTTCATCTAGAAGATATCCTGCTATTATCTTTGAACAAGAAAGAGAAGCTGGAGATCAAATCCTAGAAGTTAAAGATTTAGAAAAAACAAAAGATGGAGAATTGCTATTCTCTAAAGTAGATTTAAATCTTAAAAAAGGAGATAAAATTGCTGTGCTTTCTAGAAACTCCATGGCCATTACCGAGTTTATGGAAATTATTACTGGTAATGATACTGCTGATAAAGGAAGCTTCCAATGGGGAGTTACTACCAAACAAAGCTATATGCCTTTGGATAACTCTGAGTTCTTTAAGGATGATATTAGCCTTGTAGATTGGCTACGCCAATTTGTACAAACCGATGAAGAAAGACATGAAGAATATGTAAGAGGTTTCTTAGGTAAAATGCTTTTCTCTGGAGACGAGGCTTTAAAATCTTGTACTGTACTTTCTGGAGGTGAAAAAATGCGTTGTATGTTCAGTAGAATGATGCTGCAAAAAGCCAATATCCTTGTACTAGACGAACCTACCAACCACCTAGACCTAGAAAGTATTACCACCCTTAATAACTCTCTTGAGAACTTTAAAGGTACGGTATTACTATCTTCTCATGACCATGAAATGCTACAAACCGTTTGTAACCGTGTGATTGAACTTACTCCTAAAGGAATTATCGACAGATATATGACTTATGATGAATATCTGAGTGATAAAAAAGTTAAAGAGCTTAGAGAGCAGTACTACGCTTAA
- a CDS encoding stage II sporulation protein M, with amino-acid sequence MREIAFIKQNKEKWLEVENFILGKVKKNPDELSSLYINLINDLSYSQTFYPKSKTTVYLNYLSTQIYQKIYKTQRVKENRIKAFFATEVPLIVYENRKTLALSFIIFSLFVAIGMLSTLYDPEFSTSILGEDYINMTIENIKSGNPVGVYQSGSNWGTAFGIIQNNLAVSAKLFIYGIFGGLGTLYILMNNGIMLGTFQTLFYQYQSLGQSMRGIWIHGAFEIFAIVIDGFAGLVLGAFILFPKTYSRLHSFKSGFNKAFKIYLSTVPFIIVAGILEGFITRYALKMNIVLNLIIILGSFAFIGYYYLIYPKIVFQKTSKNFSQKTKS; translated from the coding sequence ATGAGAGAAATTGCTTTTATAAAACAAAATAAAGAAAAATGGCTTGAAGTTGAGAACTTTATCCTCGGGAAAGTTAAAAAAAATCCCGATGAACTTTCGTCTTTATACATCAACCTCATTAATGATCTCTCCTACTCTCAAACCTTCTATCCTAAAAGTAAAACTACGGTTTACCTCAATTATCTTTCTACTCAGATTTATCAAAAAATCTATAAAACTCAACGGGTAAAAGAAAACCGAATTAAAGCTTTTTTTGCAACAGAAGTTCCTCTCATCGTTTATGAGAACAGAAAGACACTTGCTTTAAGCTTTATTATATTTTCTCTTTTTGTTGCTATTGGGATGTTATCCACCCTTTATGACCCTGAGTTCTCAACCTCTATTTTAGGAGAAGATTATATCAACATGACAATAGAGAACATCAAATCTGGAAATCCTGTTGGAGTTTACCAAAGTGGCAGCAATTGGGGAACAGCTTTTGGAATTATCCAAAATAACCTTGCGGTAAGTGCTAAACTGTTTATATATGGCATTTTCGGAGGCTTAGGAACTCTTTATATACTCATGAACAATGGCATTATGTTGGGAACTTTTCAAACTTTATTCTACCAATATCAATCCTTAGGGCAGAGTATGAGAGGGATTTGGATACATGGTGCTTTTGAAATTTTTGCTATCGTTATCGATGGCTTTGCTGGTTTGGTATTAGGTGCATTTATACTTTTCCCAAAAACTTATTCAAGGTTACACTCCTTTAAATCAGGGTTTAATAAAGCTTTTAAAATCTACCTAAGCACAGTGCCTTTTATTATTGTTGCAGGCATATTGGAAGGTTTTATCACCCGCTATGCTCTTAAAATGAATATAGTCCTCAACCTCATCATTATTTTAGGAAGCTTCGCTTTTATTGGTTATTATTATCTCATATATCCTAAGATTGTTTTTCAGAAAACCTCTAAAAACTTCTCTCAAAAAACCAAATCATGA
- a CDS encoding YebC/PmpR family DNA-binding transcriptional regulator, which produces MGRAFEYRKATKMARWDKMAKTFSKIGKDIALAVKAGGPDPDSNPALRRCIQNAKGANMPKDNVERAIKKASGADADNYEEITYEGYGQGGVAFFVECTTNNPTRTVANVRAVFNKFDGNLGKNGELSFLFDRKGIFTLDKAQIKGEWDDFEMEMIDGGAEEIEIDEEENIVHITTAFEDFGTLSHKLEELGVEATSSELQRIPNMYKEVSLEQGLSNLKMLNRFMEDDDVQNVYHNMEMTDELLDAQ; this is translated from the coding sequence ATGGGTAGAGCATTCGAATATAGAAAGGCTACAAAGATGGCCAGATGGGATAAAATGGCTAAAACATTTTCCAAAATAGGTAAAGATATAGCTTTAGCAGTAAAAGCTGGAGGTCCGGATCCAGATTCTAACCCTGCACTTCGTAGATGTATCCAGAATGCCAAAGGGGCCAATATGCCTAAAGATAATGTAGAGAGAGCTATTAAAAAGGCTTCTGGTGCAGATGCCGATAATTATGAAGAAATTACTTATGAAGGCTATGGACAAGGCGGGGTTGCCTTTTTTGTGGAATGTACAACCAATAATCCTACCAGAACTGTAGCGAATGTAAGAGCTGTTTTCAATAAATTTGATGGTAATTTAGGAAAAAATGGAGAGTTATCTTTCTTGTTTGATAGAAAGGGTATTTTTACTTTAGATAAAGCTCAAATCAAAGGAGAATGGGATGATTTCGAAATGGAAATGATAGACGGTGGTGCTGAAGAAATAGAGATAGATGAAGAGGAAAATATCGTGCACATCACGACAGCATTCGAGGATTTTGGTACTTTGTCTCACAAGTTAGAGGAACTGGGTGTGGAAGCTACCAGTTCAGAATTACAAAGAATTCCGAATATGTACAAAGAGGTAAGCTTAGAGCAAGGTCTTAGCAACCTTAAAATGTTAAACCGTTTTATGGAAGATGACGATGTACAAAATGTTTACCATAATATGGAAATGACAGACGAGCTGCTTGATGCTCAATAA
- a CDS encoding RDD family protein — protein sequence MNSVEINTSQNVKLKFEIAGIGSRMMAFIIDMLIKLAYLIVMWMVWTKFFNFNTLSKNIGNWEIMAIIGMITMPINFYSLAFESLMEGQTPGKMLMKIKVIQIDGYQAHFSSYLSRWFFRLVDIMVGAGIIGFIAILVDKYNRRLGDMVAGTAVISLKNRFNINHTILVNLEEDYVPRFPQVIALSDDDIRIVKDNLQRYSAQKNGEVMAKLSSKIKEITQISYDPEEFTDKAFIYKVIQDYNFYSSK from the coding sequence ATGAATTCTGTTGAAATAAACACCTCACAAAATGTAAAGTTAAAATTCGAGATAGCCGGAATAGGCTCTCGTATGATGGCATTTATAATAGATATGCTGATTAAGTTAGCATACCTTATTGTGATGTGGATGGTGTGGACTAAGTTTTTTAATTTTAATACACTATCCAAAAATATCGGGAATTGGGAGATTATGGCGATAATAGGGATGATTACCATGCCTATTAATTTTTATAGCCTGGCTTTCGAAAGCTTGATGGAAGGGCAAACTCCAGGAAAAATGCTGATGAAAATTAAAGTTATTCAGATTGATGGTTATCAAGCTCATTTTAGCAGTTACCTAAGCAGATGGTTTTTCAGGCTGGTAGATATTATGGTAGGTGCTGGTATCATTGGCTTTATTGCAATATTGGTAGATAAATATAATAGAAGATTAGGAGATATGGTAGCGGGAACAGCGGTGATATCTTTAAAGAACAGGTTTAATATCAATCATACTATTTTGGTAAATTTGGAAGAGGATTATGTGCCAAGGTTCCCACAAGTAATTGCTTTAAGTGATGATGATATCAGAATTGTTAAAGATAATTTACAACGTTATTCTGCACAGAAAAACGGAGAAGTTATGGCTAAATTATCTTCTAAAATAAAGGAAATTACCCAAATTAGCTATGATC